In Thermodesulfovibrionales bacterium, one genomic interval encodes:
- a CDS encoding response regulator, whose translation MSSVLIVEDSEATRALIRNVIEDIGDDLNTTEAASGFEALKLLPSESFDLIITDINMPDINGLELINFIKTNERYSHIPLIIVTTEKSREDKERGLALGADAYVTKPFTTEELQEAITRILKR comes from the coding sequence GTGAGTTCGGTTCTCATCGTCGAAGATTCTGAGGCGACAAGGGCACTTATACGGAATGTCATAGAGGATATCGGAGATGACCTCAACACGACGGAGGCCGCCTCAGGGTTTGAAGCGCTCAAGCTGCTTCCTTCTGAGTCATTCGATCTCATCATAACCGACATAAATATGCCAGACATAAACGGCCTCGAACTCATCAATTTTATTAAGACGAATGAAAGATACAGCCACATTCCGCTTATCATCGTTACTACGGAAAAGAGTAGGGAAGACAAGGAAAGGGGATTAGCGCTCGGTGCCGATGCCTATGTGACAAAACCATTCACGACTGAAGAACTGCAGGAAGCGATAACCCGAATCCTGAAGAGATGA
- a CDS encoding DUF4388 domain-containing protein: MSLVGRLEDISLADILQILSIGKKTGTLTIRSDRESAFIVFKGGLIVRAETTTLEGNIGTDLVKFGIVKESILAMAGDIKEKLPHRSMPEILFDLGAVSRDLLEKAAKKRIERVISCLIALNGGDFRFEMDNVDVSDFGSAGADTGWEISKGLSAQYLLMEGARVYDEQMGQQHVEEDIAGEEKEEAWGDEEGQPDAAGRKDIFALKSLTQELRFPNSTSEITLLILRFASDIFERGVLFMVGDHELAGLGQFGLDMEMADEKIRETRIPFEESSFLQRIIAGGHPYRGTMEKDAFTTLFITEIGEQWPVQVAFFPLIAENKVVALLYCDNSLSGEDFAETEGLEIFIDQAGLALEKSLLQKRLQDMQKGMKI; this comes from the coding sequence ATGAGTCTCGTCGGGCGTCTCGAAGACATCTCACTCGCAGATATCCTTCAGATCTTGAGCATCGGAAAGAAGACGGGAACTCTCACCATTCGAAGCGACAGAGAAAGCGCCTTCATCGTCTTTAAGGGCGGTCTCATCGTGCGGGCTGAGACGACCACGCTTGAAGGAAATATCGGTACGGACCTCGTCAAGTTCGGCATCGTGAAGGAATCGATACTCGCCATGGCCGGCGATATAAAAGAAAAGCTCCCCCATAGATCGATGCCGGAGATACTCTTTGACCTCGGCGCCGTGAGCAGGGACCTGCTCGAAAAGGCGGCCAAGAAGAGGATCGAGAGGGTCATTTCCTGCCTCATAGCGCTAAACGGCGGTGATTTCAGATTTGAGATGGACAACGTTGACGTCAGCGACTTCGGAAGTGCCGGCGCTGATACGGGCTGGGAAATCTCTAAGGGTCTGAGCGCACAGTATCTTCTCATGGAGGGCGCACGTGTCTATGACGAGCAGATGGGTCAGCAGCATGTGGAAGAGGATATCGCGGGGGAAGAAAAAGAGGAAGCATGGGGAGACGAGGAGGGACAGCCCGATGCGGCAGGGCGGAAGGATATCTTTGCCCTGAAATCACTCACACAGGAACTGAGATTCCCCAACTCCACTTCCGAGATTACCCTTCTCATCCTCAGATTCGCGAGCGACATATTCGAGCGGGGAGTCCTCTTCATGGTCGGCGACCATGAACTTGCCGGTCTGGGACAGTTCGGTCTCGATATGGAAATGGCTGACGAGAAGATACGAGAGACACGTATCCCCTTTGAGGAGAGTTCGTTTCTCCAGAGGATCATCGCCGGAGGGCACCCCTACCGGGGGACGATGGAAAAGGACGCATTCACGACTCTTTTCATCACGGAGATAGGAGAACAGTGGCCCGTGCAGGTCGCTTTCTTTCCTCTTATTGCAGAGAACAAGGTCGTTGCACTCCTCTACTGCGACAACTCTCTGAGCGGCGAGGATTTTGCCGAGACCGAGGGGCTCGAAATATTTATTGATCAAGCGGGCCTGGCGCTCGAGAAATCACTGCTCCAGAAGAGATTGCAGGACATGCAGAAGGGTATGAAAATATAG
- a CDS encoding carbon monoxide dehydrogenase accessory protein CooC has product MKIAITGKGGVGKTTLSSVLSRIYASEGKRVIAVDADPDANLAAALGVPKDDIGKIRPIAEITELIEERMGAKPGTSGGVFKLNPRVDDIPEEFGYRFDNIVLLATGKSKEAASGCYCPENVFLRRLLKHLIVGRNEIVIVDMEAGIEHLTRGTAEAVDGFIVVVEPGQRSIQTANTVKEMAKGLGVKKVFVVANKVRGEEDLAFIRNHLPDSILIGSIGFSHEIMESDIAGITPFTIKSAVEDVLKIKHAMEAHLG; this is encoded by the coding sequence ATGAAGATCGCGATAACGGGTAAAGGCGGGGTGGGCAAGACGACCCTTTCTTCAGTCCTGAGCCGCATCTATGCGTCGGAAGGCAAACGGGTCATCGCCGTCGACGCGGACCCCGACGCAAATCTCGCGGCAGCCCTCGGCGTGCCGAAAGATGATATCGGAAAGATACGGCCGATAGCAGAGATAACCGAGCTCATCGAGGAAAGGATGGGTGCGAAACCCGGCACGAGCGGGGGGGTTTTCAAGCTTAATCCGAGGGTGGACGACATCCCCGAAGAGTTCGGATACAGATTCGACAACATTGTGCTCCTCGCGACGGGCAAGTCGAAGGAAGCCGCTTCAGGGTGCTACTGCCCTGAGAACGTATTCCTGCGGAGACTCCTCAAACACCTCATCGTAGGAAGAAACGAGATCGTCATTGTGGACATGGAGGCCGGCATCGAACATCTGACGAGGGGCACGGCAGAAGCCGTGGACGGCTTCATCGTCGTCGTGGAACCGGGGCAGAGGAGCATCCAGACAGCCAATACCGTGAAGGAGATGGCAAAAGGACTCGGCGTCAAGAAGGTCTTTGTCGTTGCCAATAAGGTGCGGGGAGAAGAGGATCTTGCTTTTATTCGAAATCATCTCCCTGACAGTATCCTCATCGGCTCTATCGGTTTCAGCCATGAGATCATGGAATCCGACATAGCCGGTATCACCCCCTTCACGATAAAAAGCGCCGTCGA